In the Acetobacterium sp. KB-1 genome, CCCGGGGAAAAGAAACCATGATTCTGGCTTCTGCCGATTTATCCCATTGCCTGAAGGATGAAGGGCCCTATGCCTTTAATCCGATGGGACCACTTTTCGATGAAAATATCGTGAGTGGCATTAAAACTAAGAATTACTACTCCATTTTAACGGCTCCCCACCAAGTCTACGAACCGGCGGGTCAATGTGGCTTGAGACCAATTGTTATGGGATTGGGCACCATTGACGGTTGGGATACTGAAGCGACGGTGTTTTCTTACGAAGGCCCCTTTGGAGTGGGTTACATGTCCGCCTTTATTGATTTGACCGAGGAAAAAATTCCCAGTCTGCTGGAACGCTATGAAGAAGATAAGGTGCTTTCCTATAAAGAGAGGCGTTCAAACGAAAGCCCTTTTGTGGCTTTGGCTCGGGCCGCCATCAATACCTGGGTGCAACGGGGTCGAAAATTGAATTTCGAGCATTACAAAAACCAGGTGGAAATCGAGGCAGATGTTCTTGGCGAACTGGAAAATAATTTAGCTGGGGTTTTTGTTTCCCTGCATAAGCATGGGGAATTGCGAGGTTGCATTGGCACCACTGGCCCGGTGACGGAAAACATCGCCCAGGAGATTATTCGAAATGCGATTGAGGCGTCCACTTATGATCCCCGGTTTATGCCAGTGGAAGAGCAGGAACTGATGGACCTGGAAATCAAAGTCGATGTGCTGGGTATCCCCGAACCGGTAACCGGCGTCGCTGAGCTGGATGCAAAAAAGTACGGTGTTATTGTTGAAAAAGATTTACACCGCGGACTGCTGCTTCCCGATCTGGAGGGGGTTAATACTCCGGAAGAGCAACTTGCCATTGCCAAAAGAAAAGCCGGCATTCCCGAAGGCGATACCGATGTGATGGTGCAGCGCTTTCAGGTGATCCGGCATCAATAAGCAGTGAAAATTGGTTAATGTTAAAATTAGGTTAATAAAGCTAAAAGTTTGGAAAAAGCAATCGGCAGGGCCAGGTCATCAACCTGGGACAGGGCTTTGAAGGTAACCTGAGGATTTGATCGAGATTCCCTTTGCGCTGAGATATAATAAGGGTTTAGTGTTGATTCACAAACCCTGTTGTCCAGATCAAAAATAAAAACTGACATGTCCCAGATAATGTGGGAGAAAACGTGGCGGCTGGTCCCAATAAAAATCGGTTTACAAAGCTCGGAGAAATTTTCTTCGAGCTTTTTTTTAATATCCTGACCGTTACCGGCGGCGGTTTCAGCAATGGGAAAGGACCACATTCCGGATAACAGACCGACATCAGGGCGGCGGACAAAAAACAGCTGGCCGTTTTGTTTGATGATGCCAACCTCCATTTTTCGGGTGCGTTGTTTCTGTTTTTTCGCTTTCACCGGGATCATCCCAGTGGTACCGGCAGCATTGCTTTGACAACCGCTACGGATCGGGCAGCTCAGGCATTTAGGGCTTTTGGGGGTGCAAATCATGGCACCCAGCTCCATCAGGCCTTCATTAAAAGCACCAACCTCATCCGGTAGTATGCTTTCTATCCAGCGGGTTATCCGTTTCTTCGTTGTGGCTTCGCCGATGTCGTCACAGCTATTACAATAACGGCTGATTACCCGGAGTACATTACCGTCCACCGCGCTGACCTTCTGATTAAAGGCGATGCTAGCGATGGCACCACCGGTATAAG is a window encoding:
- the amrA gene encoding AmmeMemoRadiSam system protein A produces the protein MYLKGVGIACHPPVLIPEVGEGRENEAQKTIRGLRDLALKVAEVKPEVIVCITPHGNVFRDGVAVVYENQMKGDLRNFGHPEINLEKDCDMGLLDELNMSFGKNNCHTIFLNEAIAAEYKIDLNLDHGVLVPLYFIEKYYRTYKIVHITIGELSLIELYKMGKVIKEAIEARGKETMILASADLSHCLKDEGPYAFNPMGPLFDENIVSGIKTKNYYSILTAPHQVYEPAGQCGLRPIVMGLGTIDGWDTEATVFSYEGPFGVGYMSAFIDLTEEKIPSLLERYEEDKVLSYKERRSNESPFVALARAAINTWVQRGRKLNFEHYKNQVEIEADVLGELENNLAGVFVSLHKHGELRGCIGTTGPVTENIAQEIIRNAIEASTYDPRFMPVEEQELMDLEIKVDVLGIPEPVTGVAELDAKKYGVIVEKDLHRGLLLPDLEGVNTPEEQLAIAKRKAGIPEGDTDVMVQRFQVIRHQ
- the mutY gene encoding A/G-specific adenine glycosylase encodes the protein MLDTKKSQLLIEILQTDLLKWFEESKRDLPFRRTRDPYFIWISEIMAQQTQIDTLIPYYNRFIDNFPTVFSLALASIDEVIKAWEGLGYYSRARNLHQAARIIVTDYDGMMPATFSELIKLPGIGPYTGGAIASIAFNQKVSAVDGNVLRVISRYCNSCDDIGEATTKKRITRWIESILPDEVGAFNEGLMELGAMICTPKSPKCLSCPIRSGCQSNAAGTTGMIPVKAKKQKQRTRKMEVGIIKQNGQLFFVRRPDVGLLSGMWSFPIAETAAGNGQDIKKKLEENFSELCKPIFIGTSRHVFSHIIWDMSVFIFDLDNRVCESTLNPYYISAQRESRSNPQVTFKALSQVDDLALPIAFSKLLALLT